The following is a genomic window from Halopelagius inordinatus.
GCTCCGCACGATGTCGGTCGAACTCGGGCGGATGCTCGGACACTTCCTCGCGCTCGGAACGTTCGCGCTGGACGTCTACGGCGACTTCACCGCCATCTTCCAGTACGCGATGCGGGACCGCGAGAAGGTGCAGAACATCTTAGAGGACCTCACCGGTCAGCGCATGATGTTCTACTACTTCCGTATCGGCGGGGTCGTCTGGGACATCCCCGAACCGCGACAGGAGTTCTTCGAGAAGATTCGGGACTTCATGGACGACATCCCGCCGACGCTCGAAGAGTACCACGACCTGATGACGAACAACGAGATATTCCAAAAGCGCACCGTCGGGACGGGCGTCCTCCCGTCGGACGTCGCGAAGGATTACGGCGTGACCGGACCGGTCGCCCGCGGGTCCGGCGTCGACTACGACCTGCGCCGCGACGACCCCTACGGCTACTACGACGAACTCGACTGGGACGTCGTCACCGAAGACACCTGCGACAACTTCGCTCGCGTCCTCGTGCGAATGCGCGAAGTCGAGGAGTCCGCGAAGATAATCGAACAGTGCGTCGACCTGCTCGAAGACTGGCCCGAAGAAGAGCGCAACATCCAGAGCAACGTCCCGCGAACCCTCCGCCCGGAGGCCGACAGGGAGATTTACCGCGCGGTCGAAATCGCGAAAGGAGAGTTAGGCGTCTACATCCGGTCGGACGGCACGGACAAGCCCGACCGGTTCAAGATACGCAGTCCGTGCTTCCACAACCTCTCTGCGTTGCCCGAGATGTCGAACGGCGAGTATCTGCCGGACCTCGTCGCGACGCTGGGAAGCCTCGACATCGTCCTCGGAAGCGTCGACCGGTGACGGAGTCGAGATAACTCTCACACCGCGTCGCTCTACTCCTTTATCTTCTCGACGATGTCTTCGGCGGCGCTCTTCGCCTCGTCTTCGTCGTCTACCTCGTCCACCGGGACGAGGACGCTCTGGGTCTCCCAGTCGTCGTCGCCGCCGCCGTCTTTGTGACCGGTTCGAACTTCGCTCCCTTCGACGACGGACTCCGCGGCGTTTGCGGCCCAGTCGGGTGTCCGAATCGTATCGAACTCGTCGGGGTCTGCATAACGGACGTGGTAGTAGTCGTCTCCCTCTTCGACGGTTTCTATCGATCGGTCCTCGGCCATGTCCGGTCGTTCGCTCGGGGAGAGAAAAAATCGTCCGGCCGCCTCCGGTCAGTCGTCGGACCCGGGACGAGGCAGGTCCTCGACTGCGGGGCCGTCGATGACCGACCCGTCGACTCCGAACCGCGACCCGTGACAGGGACAGTCCCACGACTTCTCCGCGTCGTTCCAGTCGACGATGCAGTCCATGTGCGTGCAGACGGCGGAGACGGCGTGGAGTTCGCCGTCCTCGTCGCGATAGAGGCCGTACGGTTTGCCGTCGTGGCGGACGATTCGCGACTCGCCCGCGGGCGGCGTGACCGTGTCGGACCCGAACAGGCTCTTTGCCCACCCCCCGACGAACTCCTTTGCCACCTCGGTGTTCTCTTTGAGTGCCTTCCCGGCGCTCGACTTCGAGAGTCGCGTCGGGTCGAACACCGACTCGTAGGGGTTCGACCGGCCGAGCGCGAGGTCCGCGAGGAGTTCGCCCGCCGCCGTCCCGTTCGTCATCCCCCATCCGCCGTACCCCGTGCCGACGTAGATACCGTCGGTCGTGGGGCCGAGGCGTCCGACGAACGGGACCTTGTCCGGCGTCGAGAAATCCTGCGTCGACCACCGGTACGGCATCGACTCGACTTCGAACTGCTCGCCCGCGTACCGTTCGAGGCGTCTGTAGCGCTCTTTCTCGTCTCCCTGCCCCGTCTTGTGTCCCTCGCCGCCGACGATGAGCAGGTCGTCCTCTCCGGCGACTTTGGTGCGAAGCGACCGTCCGGGTTCCTCCGCGCGGTAGTACATCCCCTCACTCGGCGCGTCGTCTGTTCGAATCGTCACGACGTACGAGCGGTGAGGATAGAGGCGAGAGAAAAAGAGGCGGTGGTCGAGAAGTGGGAAATGCGTCGCGACGACGACGGCGTCGGCCGTCAGCGTCCCGCGTTCGGTGACCACTCGGTTCCCGTCGCCGGACTCCACGTCCGTCGCTTTCGTCCGTTCGAAGACGTCGTTTCCGGCGTCTTCGACGGCCTCCGCGAGAGCGAGGAGGTACTTCCGCGGGTGAAAGCGCGCTTGGTCGTCGACGCGGATAGCCGCCTCGACGTCGAAGGGGAGGGGCGTCTCCTCGACGAACTCCGCGGGGATATCGAGGGCTCGGGCGGCCTCGACTTCGTCGGCGATGTCGGAGCGTTTCTCGGCGGATTCGGTGTACGTGTAGGCCGGGGTCCGGTCGAAGTCGCAGTCGATATCGTACCGTTCGACCCGGTCTCGGACCGTCTCTATGGCGTCTTGATTCGCGTCGGCGTACTGCCGCGCCAACGTGTCGCCGAACTCCGAGCGGAGGTGGTCGTATATCAGCCCGTGCTGGAGCGTCAACTTCGCCGTCGTCTTCCCCGTCACCCCCTCTACGATTCGACCGGATTCGACGACGGCGACGTCTTTTCCCTCTTCTGAGAGTTTCGTCGCCGCGGTCAGTCCGGTGATACCGCCGCCGACGACGGCGACGTCGACCTCTCTGTCGCCGTCGAGCGGCGGGTACGACGTTCTATCGGTCGTCGACATCCAGACGGACTCTGTCGGGTGCTGTTCGGTGCCGTTCGTCACGTTGGTATCGTCGCTCATGATGGGTGGTATCGGCCGCGAGAGCAACGGAGGGATTCTCGTTATCGGGTCAAAAACGTCGTGCCTGCGAGAAACGTCGAACTCGACTGCGCCGCCGAGAGGGGGTGAGACTAAGTACCAAACACACCAACAGAGAGCCATGAGTAGTTACGGAGAGACGCCGAACGACGACGACAGAGCGGAGGTCAACGAACTGGCGTTCGGGACGACCCTGTACACCGAGGACGGGACGGAAGTCGGGACGATTCGAGGGATGACGAACGCGGGCGTGTTCGTGACGGTCAGAGAGGGCGTAGAGGAACTCTCCGTCGAACACGCGCGTTCGGGCCACAACTTCGGAATGGCCGAACTGATGTGGCGGTGCACCATCTGCGGCGAGATGGGCGAGATAGGGAAAACGGACGGCGGACTGCCCGAAGCGTGTCCCAACTGCGACGCACGGAAAGAAGAGATGACGTACTGGACCGAAGACTAGCGCGAGACGTCCCCCCGACGACCGGACCCTTAACTTGCAGGCACGTTCCTCTTTGACGGCCTGACCGTACGTCGTTCGATGGCATCTCGAAGAGCGTCGCAGTCGGGAGACGAATCGAGCGGTGGACAGAGTTCTTCGCTGAAGTCGCGCGGAAAGTCGATAGCCACGGACGTCGTGCAAAAACGCGGGCGAGAGATGTTGAAAGACGTGCTGAAGGAAGCGATGGTGGAAGCCATAGAGGAAGCCGACCGATACGACCGCGAGCAACCCGTAGCCGATGCGGAGAGCGTCGAGTCCGAAGCGGAGAGCGCGGAGGACGAATCGCAGGCGACCGAGGGGACCGAGTCGAGTGAATCCTCGGATTCGTCGTCTTCGAAGCTCTCGTGGATCGTTCCGCTCGGTATCGCGGCCGCCGCCGTCTACCTCTGGCGGCAACAGATGTCCGACGGAGAGGGCGTCCAGAAGTCGATAACCGAGTGGAAAGACGACGAGGAGTCCTCGGACGACGAGGACGCGGGTTACGGAACCGCCGGCGGTTCCGACATGGAGTCTCCCGAGGGAGTCGACGACGACGAAAGCGGCCGCGCGAGCACCGAATCGGACGACGACGACGCGGCCGAGACGACCGAGACGGCCTAACGGCTCGGCCCGGAGGTTTTCGGTCGACGGAGAACTCTTCTACTCTCTCTATCCGGACGGCGTGCGGCCGTAGCCGAATCCGACGCGAGGGTTGGGTCTACGCGAAACAGTCTCGGAAAACAGCGCTCGCGAACCGACCGACGACGCCGAGAGACCGGTCACCCGTGCATCGGCGTCACGGCGTCGAACTCGTCGTCCAACGCGAGACGGCGGTTCACCTCGGACATCGTCTCCCGTATCGAGCAGTAGTCGGCGACGCGTCTCTCGGCCGCGCGGAGTGATTTGGCTTTCTGCTTCGGGAGTTCGGCTTTCTGCCTGGTGTTTTCGAAGAACATGGGAATGGTACGCTGGGGAGGGGTGGTTTTCGCGCGAACGGGTACTCGCTGGGCGAGTACGGCGGCGACGGGAGAGGCGGCGAACGGAACGTCCGACCGCCTGCGCTCGGAGGGGGAGGCGTCGCTCCCGAGGGACGGAGAGCGAACGGGCGCAGGCAGGTGGACGTTCCGGGCCGAGTCGGTTGGGGGAGGACACATCGTTGTAGTATCTCACATAGTGTCGGTATCAGTGATACCAGCTATGCCTCAATCTTTAGGCGCGAGGATTGTTATACAGTATCAAATAGCTTCGGGAGAGGCTGAGAGAACGTGTTACGGGTTCGGTCCCGGAATCGGTCGCGACGGCTACTTGCGAACGCCGACGATGCCCCGTCGAAATCGCCCCAACGCCTCAGACTGCGGGCGCGATACCGACGTACACCGCGACGAGGTACAGAGCGATGACGAGACAAACCACCAGAATCGTCGTCAAGAGGTACGTGAGCACACCGTCCGGGGACGTTAATTCGGGTAGCTCCATGGCCCATTATCCCGCCCGCCGACTGTTAAACGATGTGGCAGAGTCGTCCCGAGAGCGAAGACGAAAGCGCGAAAGGCGAGTGCCGGTAACGCTTCGCGCCACGTTCCATTACACGGATATATCTGTAACGGGAACTGGTAGCCATCGCGGTCACTTCGGTCGCTACGAACGGATATCACTCGGTGGTAGTCCCCTCGCGTCAGCCGCAGTCGTTTTCGGGCGGTGCAAGCCAGTTCGACCAACTCTCCGGTGAGCGACTATTCGGAACCGGCGGACTGCGTTTCGGTCCGTTCGATCGGGGAGGGTCGACACGCCTGAATACGAAGGCACAGTACATACCCGAGGCCCGTCTGACATTCCAGTATGGCACTGATCGATTCACTGATAGTCTTCGTAATCAGCCTGCTCATCGGCGCGTCCGCGATTTACGTGGGTGCCCGAATCATCGTCGACGAGAGCGACTTCACGTACGCGATCGTCTCTGCGCTCATCGCGTCGATAGTGTGGAGCATCGTCGCCTTCTTCGTCGGGTGGATACCGCTTCTCGGGCCGATACTGGCGCTCGTGGCGTACATCGGCGTCATCAACTGGCGCTATCCCGGCGGATGGCTGAAAGCGAGCGGAATCGCGTTCATCGCGTGGTTGACGTCGGTCGTCATCATCTACGTCCTCTCGACGCTGGGCATCATCGCTCCGGGCGCCGCCGGTGTCGTCGGTGCCTGAATCTGACCCCCGCGCCAACCGCTCGTCCGCGTCCGCGTCCGCGAACGCGGCGTCGTCGGCTAAACGCTGGTTTCTGCTCGACGGAAACCGGTACGTCCTCGTCGCCGTCCTCGCCGCGATTCAGTTCGGGATACTGCTCGCGTTGGGGTGGTCGGGACTGCTCCCGATGGCGTCCGCAAGCGCGAACAACAGCCTGTTCGCCTCGGCGAACACGGGCCTGTTCACGCTCGTCACGATAACGATATCCATCAACCAACTCATCCTCTCGCGGATACTCGGCACGCCCGAGGAGATACAGACGCGAATGGACAGCGTCGAGACGTTCCGCAGCAGACTCGACGAGATGGACCCCCAGAAAGCGGTAAGTCCGATCGAACCGCCGCAGTTCCTCCGGTTCGTCATGACCGTGCTTCGGGACCGGGCTCGCGCCCTCGACGCCGCGTTCGAAGCGGAGAGCCACGACACCCGCACGGGCGAACGCGTCGACGAACTCGTCGATTCGGTCTCCCTGCTGAGCGAACGCGTCGTCGAGAAAATCGACCGCGAGGCGAGGAGAACGCAGACGAAGGACATGTACGTCTCTCTGGCCCCGGTGTTGAACAACAACTACTCACAGCACATCCACACGGTGCGATTCCTCCGGGCGACTCTCGCCGACGACCTGTCGGAGAGCGAAAGCCGAGCGCTGACGGAACTCGAGGCGGTTCTCGAACAGGTGAACCTCACCCGACACTACTTCAAGACGCTGTACACGCACGAGGAACTCGCGACGCTGACACAGGCGATGCTCCTGACCGGGGTGCCGGCGCTTTTCATCAGTGCGCTCGCCGTCCTCGCCTTCGGACAGGGAATCTCTCTCGGCCAACCGGCAAACGTGTTGCTCGTGAGTGCCACGTTCACCGTCTCGACGGTTCCGCTGTTGATTCTCTTCTCGTTCGTGCTCCGACTGACGACGGTGGCGATGCGGACGACGACGTACGGGGCGTTTCTCCCGGCCGAGGAACTCCCCGGCGGCCGGTGACGCCGTCGGCGTCGTCGCGAAGCGTCGTTACGAAGATTTCTCCGTGACACGCGGTTCGAGGCTCGAACGAGGACGCAACCCGGCAGAGAGGCATCGAAGTTAATCGGTTGTGAGCGAAGGCTCATTCGAGGAAAGAGATGACGCCAACAGCACCACAGTTAGACGCGGTACCGGAGTTCCCAGAATAAACGATAGCACAGATGGTCGCGTTCCTGCCACGACTCGTCAGCGCGTTGCTCATCCTCGTCATCGGATAGATTATCGGCATCGCGGTCGGCAAAGTCGTACAGCAACTCGCCGACGGCCGACGACGCGCGAACGTGACGGGTACCGGTCGGTCGTACGGTGCGACTGACGCGTTTACTCGTCGTCGTCCGTGCGAACGAGACGGAGGGGTTCGTCGCCGCCGACGTCCGCGTCGTCATCCTCGGCGTACACCAACGTGAGGTCCTTCTCCTCGAACTCTTCTTCGAACTCGTCCCAGCTTATCTCCTTGAGGTCCTCGTCTCGGTCTCGGAGGCCGATTCGCAGGAGTCCGCTGTCGCCCTGTCCCTCGCTCTGAGGGTCGTGCGCCGGATATCCACCTCGGTCCTCGATGACCGTTCGTGCGAGTGTCGGTTCGGTCGTGCGCCGGACATCGCTGTCGTCGGGGTCGTCCGACATGGTGCCCGAGAGATGTGGCGGGGCGCACTTGGATACTACGGCTATCGGCGGGGTCGTTCACTCCGCTCTCCGTTCCCGACGGCACAGCGAGCGCTCACGGGGACGAGCGACGAAAGAAAAACGAGAGTAATCGACCGACTGAGCGAAGTTTACGTCGTCCGCGAACCCGACTCCGGCGTCGTCGAGACGTAGACGTGGTCGTCGGTGATGCTCGTCACGTTCTCGGCTTCGACGGGGTAGATATCCTCGTCGTCGTCGTCGCTCCAACCGAGGGAGTCGGCGATTTTCTCGGTCAGCGAGTGGTCGGGTTCCACGTAGAGGGTGCCGCCCCGCACTTCCTTGACTTGCCCGACGTCCTCGCCGTCTTGGTCGACCACCTTCTTCCCCTCGTCTCGGTCCGAGGGCCCTCGTTCCGGCGTCGCGTTGACGCTGTCGTCGGGACGTTGTTCGGACCCGCCTTCGGTGGACCCGACCATGCCCTCGACGGAGCCTTCGGACTCGGTCATCCCCGCGCTGGAATCGTCGGTGAGGCCATCGTCCGTGCCGGTGATGCCTTCCTCCGTGCGGTCGGAGCCGGTTATCCCTTCGCGGGAGTCGCCAGTCGCGCCCGCGTCGGCATCCTCGTGGGCCTCTTGGGCGACGAGGAGGTCGGACTCGAACTCGTAGTCGGAGACGACTTCACTCGAGAGTTCCGTCTCTCGGACGCTCGTCGATTCGAGCGTCTCGCCCTCGGTGAACGTGCCGGTGAGGAGTTTCTGGACGGTGATTTCCTCTTCGACCATCGTCTTGACCGGCAGTTGGGTTCGGACGACTGCGCCCTCTTGGAACTCGCTGCGGATGTCTCCGTGTTCGATTATCTCGTTTGCTCCCACGTCGGAACCGAAGAGACCGCTCTCGAGCACCGAGCGCTGGACGTGTTCGGTGTCGACGTTGGCCTCGAACTGGTCGGACGCGACGGTGTCGGTCTCTGCGGCGTCCGTATCGACGATTCGGCTCTCGACGACCAGTTCTTCGGTTCGTTCCTTCGTGAGCAACCACTCCTCGTCGAGGGTGGCTTCGACGGCGACGTCCTCGTTCCGCGGGACACTCGCGTCGTAGCGGTTCACGTCGAAGTCGTCGGAGTCTATCGTCTCGGGGTCGTCTACGATGAGTCCGAACTCGACGACGTCGCGGTCGATGAGTTCCGCCTCGACGACGTTCTCGTCGATGACGTGTCGGTCGACGACTTCGTTCTCTATCGTCGCCTCCTCGACTATCGTTCGCTCGACGACTTTCGTCTCGGTGACTTCGCTCGTCACCGTCTCACCTTCGAGGAGAGCCTCCTCGAAGCCTTCGCTCTCGACTGTAGCGTGCGTCTCCGCCTCGTCGCGGTCGATGACGTCGAAGTCGCCGTCGCCGTGATAGATGACGACGCGATCCGACTCTTCGAGTTCGCGACCGAAGTCCTCCCACGTCAGTTTCTCGTGGGTGTCTTCGACGTCCTGTTCGGGAACGATTCGGAGTTGGTTCGACTCGCCTTCGACGCCCGAGTAGCGGACCGGGATGGCGTCGCGGTCGTTCTCGTCGATCCACCCGCGAATCGTGTCGTGGTCTCGTGTCATTCGACTCTGTCGGTCGATATCGTTTTCTCTAGACATGAGGCGTTCACGTGCATCTTCGCGTCGAACTCCCTTATGCGCGGGGGCCGAATCGCGAATTATCGCGCGTTTCAAACCTCCTACCGGTAAGATTTCGCGTTCGAATACGAAGACGAGACGGCACCGAAACGCGACGAAGAGAATCGGAGGGCGGCGAAACAGGGAGTGTTGACCCGCCCCCGCGAGACGTGTGACAGAGAGCCACAAGAGATACCTGCGTCACCGAACACCCGGAGTAATGATGGCGAACGTGTCCCGGCTTATCGACATCGGAGACAACCTCAAACGAGCGCGCGAGGAGACGGACGGCGATATCGACGAGGAACTCGACGCCGTCCAAGCGCAGTTACCGGAGTTCAGCGACCGAACGCGGGCGGACGAGGAGGATACGCTCGACACCATCGACGACCACCTCGAAACGTTGGAGACGCGGACCGACGGGGCCGCGACGGAGGAGATACGCGCCGCCCGCAGTCGGATTCGCGCCGTCGGAAACTCGCAGACCGGAGCGGCAGACAGCGTTTCCGTCATCGACGCGGAGACGAGATACGCGGACGCCGGGACGGACCGAATCGAAGGAGAGACGGGCGGAGACGAAGTCGAGTTCTGGGTGGTGCTCGAAAACGAGGGCGAAGAACGGCGGGTCACCGTCGAGATACCGTTCTACCGCGACGAGCAAGAGGTAGCGCGGGTCAGAGGCGAGTCGGTGCGCCTCGGTTCGAGCGAACAGGAGACGGTCACGCTCATCACCGAGGTTCCCGACGGGGCGGAGTACTACGCCGTCGATATCGGCACCACCGAGGCGGGAGACGGCCCCTCGTCAGGAGAGGAGCGATGACCGGACGACGGCGGGAGCAACGCGAACGCATCCGCGCCGACGGTACCCGACTTCGGCGCGAAGCGACTGGTGGTACGACAGAGTAGTCGTCCACGGGCGGTTCGAGGGGGGTGCCGCGGGGGGTGGGCCAAGGCGGTGGGTCTGTCGCCCTCCCGAAAAGGACCGCTACAGCTGAACGGGATTACAGACCGTGAGGACGGGTATGTCCGTCCACTGGAGAACGTGAAGGAGGTTCCCGCCGATGTTCGACGGGCCGTCTATCTTCTGTCGTCCTTTGCCCATCACGATCATGTCGATATCGTGTTCGTCGGCGTAGTCTAAAATGGCCTCTGCGACCGATTCCGTCCGTATCTCGCGGACGAACGGAACGCCGCGCGATTCCGCACGGTCGGCCATCTGCGTGAGTGCGGCGTCGCCCTGCCGTTCGAGTTCTTCTCGGACCAAGGAGTCAATCTCCTCGTGCGTGTACTCGCTGCTGTCGGACGGAGGGCCGTTGAGTACGCTCGACGATTCGACGGCGTACAGACCGTGCACCGTCGAACCCGCCATCTGCGCGATTCTGAAAGCGTGGCCCGCGGCCGCGACTGATTCCTTTCTCGTGTCGTGTGGGACGAGGATGTTGTCGAGGGACGTGGGACGTACTGGGGAGTCATCCGCATCGCTCGTAGGCATCGGTCCGTAAGTTGTCCGCTCTCGTGCATAAACTGCAGGGCTGTATATACCGTATATAACGTATATTCGCTAGGTACTGTGGCGAGCGGATAAATAAAAGTATTCGTAATAACTCCCCTCCCTCGTTCGCGACACAGAATCCGCGTGAATTCGCCATTCTGCCAGTATGAACGCTCAATCGGATCGAGTCGAGAACCACGTGAAAATCTCAAAAATTTTAGAATTTCTGGGATTTTTAGAATTCTGTACTACAGCTCTTGGTAAGAGCGAATAGGATTTTTGATTCTGCGGCTCTACTCTTCCGTGGTGGCCAAATATCCAATGAGAAATATTTGAAACGGCTTCGCCACATCCCACCAAACGAACCGGGCGAAACTGATCGAAGGCGGACCCCGAGACGCACCGACGACAGGAACCGACGGCGTCACGGACGGAGCGACGACCATCCGCCGACGCTCTCCATCGCCGACCGGACGGCGTCCAGTTGGTCGTCGGACAGGCCGACGATGTCCGCCACCCGACGGTCGATCCGGTCGTCGAGTCGACGGGCGCGGTCGGTCAGAGACGAGTGGCGGTCGCGGGCGGCGAGATACCGAGCCATCGCTTCGGCGTGTTTCGACGGGTCGGGAACGCAGAGCGAACGGAGTCGCGCCGCGGGCGTCGTTCGAGGACTCCGTCCGACGCGGCGCAGTCCGGTCGCCCGACGGTCCGTCACCGACGCGTCGGAGACGGCGGAAAGCCACGCCCGGAGAACCGTCCGGACGTCATCGGAGACGTCCGCGAATCGGAGTGCGTCGCGCGGCGTCGTCGTCTCGCCGTCGCGTTCGTACGAGACGGAGACGACGGCGTCCGACCCCTCCGTCCGGACGTGAATCGAGTCGATTCGGAGTCCGGGCGTCGTCCCCCGGTGGGCCGACAGAAGCGGGTCTGCGGCGGGCGTCGGGTCGAAGGCGTCGAGAGGGACGTCCGCGTCCTCGAACGCGGCGTACGAACGGGCGTCCGTATCGAGTGCGAGTCGCGTCCGGGCGAGTTCGACGCGCGATTCGACCAACCCGACCAGTTCCGCGTCCGTCTCGCCCGACCAGACGGGAAGCGTCTCGTAGTTTCGCTGGTTCTGTTGGGGGAACTGCGCGGGGTAGGCGTTCCGCCGGACGTAGTGGTAGTAGTTGTACACGGTCGAGTTGACCACGCCGAGGAGGTGTCGCAACGCGGTCTCGGGGTCGTCGTGGTCGACGTGCACGTCGTACACCGATTTGAGGTTCGTCGTCCCAGTCTCGTCCACGGCGGCGACGAGAAATCCGCCGGTCTGTCGCGCGACCAGTTTCGGCGGGTCGTAGACGTCTTTCGTCACCGCCTCGGCGTCGACGTACCGGACGGC
Proteins encoded in this region:
- a CDS encoding NADH-quinone oxidoreductase subunit D — protein: MSSQRPTQTTEDETVASSDDVDALLEQYTVGRDDHVNAPAYVVRADDVQEVLFKLRDEAGFDHLSCLSAQEYEDRYESIYHLTSYDDRRREVSIVVPAAKDGPRSQTASPVFETANWHEREAYDLVGIEYDGHPDMRRILLPDTWTGHPLSLDYDQDRPQVVSLRENASLFQSETQTEDDDTLFINVGPHHPATHGVLHLKTVLDGEQVVDVEPDIGYLHRCEEQMAQQGTYRHQIIPYADRWDYTANMPNEWAVARAIEDLADVEVPEYAQLLRTMSVELGRMLGHFLALGTFALDVYGDFTAIFQYAMRDREKVQNILEDLTGQRMMFYYFRIGGVVWDIPEPRQEFFEKIRDFMDDIPPTLEEYHDLMTNNEIFQKRTVGTGVLPSDVAKDYGVTGPVARGSGVDYDLRRDDPYGYYDELDWDVVTEDTCDNFARVLVRMREVEESAKIIEQCVDLLEDWPEEERNIQSNVPRTLRPEADREIYRAVEIAKGELGVYIRSDGTDKPDRFKIRSPCFHNLSALPEMSNGEYLPDLVATLGSLDIVLGSVDR
- a CDS encoding FAD-dependent oxidoreductase; the protein is MSDDTNVTNGTEQHPTESVWMSTTDRTSYPPLDGDREVDVAVVGGGITGLTAATKLSEEGKDVAVVESGRIVEGVTGKTTAKLTLQHGLIYDHLRSEFGDTLARQYADANQDAIETVRDRVERYDIDCDFDRTPAYTYTESAEKRSDIADEVEAARALDIPAEFVEETPLPFDVEAAIRVDDQARFHPRKYLLALAEAVEDAGNDVFERTKATDVESGDGNRVVTERGTLTADAVVVATHFPLLDHRLFFSRLYPHRSYVVTIRTDDAPSEGMYYRAEEPGRSLRTKVAGEDDLLIVGGEGHKTGQGDEKERYRRLERYAGEQFEVESMPYRWSTQDFSTPDKVPFVGRLGPTTDGIYVGTGYGGWGMTNGTAAGELLADLALGRSNPYESVFDPTRLSKSSAGKALKENTEVAKEFVGGWAKSLFGSDTVTPPAGESRIVRHDGKPYGLYRDEDGELHAVSAVCTHMDCIVDWNDAEKSWDCPCHGSRFGVDGSVIDGPAVEDLPRPGSDD
- a CDS encoding DUF7130 family rubredoxin-like protein, which codes for MSSYGETPNDDDRAEVNELAFGTTLYTEDGTEVGTIRGMTNAGVFVTVREGVEELSVEHARSGHNFGMAELMWRCTICGEMGEIGKTDGGLPEACPNCDARKEEMTYWTED
- a CDS encoding mechanosensitive ion channel family protein, with product MAQMVAFLPRLVSALLILVIG
- a CDS encoding DUF7553 family protein, encoding MMANVSRLIDIGDNLKRAREETDGDIDEELDAVQAQLPEFSDRTRADEEDTLDTIDDHLETLETRTDGAATEEIRAARSRIRAVGNSQTGAADSVSVIDAETRYADAGTDRIEGETGGDEVEFWVVLENEGEERRVTVEIPFYRDEQEVARVRGESVRLGSSEQETVTLITEVPDGAEYYAVDIGTTEAGDGPSSGEER
- a CDS encoding universal stress protein; its protein translation is MPTSDADDSPVRPTSLDNILVPHDTRKESVAAAGHAFRIAQMAGSTVHGLYAVESSSVLNGPPSDSSEYTHEEIDSLVREELERQGDAALTQMADRAESRGVPFVREIRTESVAEAILDYADEHDIDMIVMGKGRQKIDGPSNIGGNLLHVLQWTDIPVLTVCNPVQL